In Leuconostoc kimchii IMSNU 11154, one genomic interval encodes:
- a CDS encoding CPBP family intramembrane glutamic endopeptidase produces MLKLTQVPTPKELWRRILNFIIIVLLVMVTPGFLGIASIQQNAWLQLFWALMMFLAYAAIGYYAFRLLKATTPGKIFHKPNIRNWQHMWYIIGIFVVMIVMEMLISALRIKFTGVTTTENQTAIQNLTSNLNVTMGAMIIYGVVLAPIVEEIIFRGLVIHYFFRQSWWWASIILSGLLFAFPHMGTVPSNLADALSYLIYTVMGMVMAYVYKKTGNLQDSITIHFINNAITMFPLLVIAIVKGLN; encoded by the coding sequence TTGCTTAAGTTAACACAAGTACCTACGCCCAAAGAACTTTGGCGGCGTATCTTAAATTTTATTATTATCGTCCTGTTGGTCATGGTTACACCTGGATTTTTGGGTATTGCATCAATACAACAAAATGCTTGGTTGCAATTATTTTGGGCTTTGATGATGTTTTTAGCTTATGCAGCTATTGGTTATTACGCTTTTCGGTTGTTGAAAGCAACAACACCTGGAAAAATATTTCATAAGCCAAATATACGCAATTGGCAACATATGTGGTACATTATTGGTATCTTTGTTGTTATGATTGTCATGGAAATGCTGATTAGTGCTTTACGTATAAAATTCACGGGCGTTACAACGACTGAAAATCAAACAGCCATTCAAAACTTAACTTCAAATTTAAATGTCACAATGGGAGCTATGATTATCTATGGGGTTGTGTTAGCACCAATTGTTGAAGAAATTATTTTTCGTGGTTTAGTGATTCACTATTTTTTCCGACAGTCGTGGTGGTGGGCAAGTATTATTTTGTCAGGGTTATTATTTGCTTTTCCACATATGGGGACTGTGCCATCTAACTTAGCTGATGCTTTAAGTTATTTAATTTATACGGTTATGGGAATGGTCATGGCGTATGTTTATAAAAAAACGGGTAACTTACAGGATAGTATTACCATTCACTTTATTAATAACGCGATAACCATGTTCCCTTTGTTAGTTATCGCCATTGTGAAAGGTCTGAATTAA
- a CDS encoding Cof-type HAD-IIB family hydrolase produces MIQLILSDLDETLLNDDGSINPKNIDAIARFTENGGYFVPNTGRSYKSVFGTLETLGLNKKTQYVVSYNGGAIVALEPDGSEKVIAQHAMPITLARKIFRLGQIQADIDTHIYTLDKLFIYNISPSDKQYMSDRQVPYTAVEGDDLSFLANESPIMKVIFEHPDPAVRERIAASVTSEVGDEVLLTFSSNRYVEFNPKGVDKGVTGLELARILNIKREDTAALGDNLNDAAQIKAAGVGVAVANAKAEIKAIADVVLTTTNNEAAVADFIDHISGTVHD; encoded by the coding sequence ATGATACAGTTAATTTTGTCTGACCTTGATGAAACACTACTTAATGATGATGGTTCAATTAATCCTAAAAATATTGACGCCATTGCACGTTTTACAGAAAATGGTGGTTACTTTGTACCAAATACGGGACGTTCGTACAAATCAGTTTTTGGTACATTGGAAACGCTTGGCCTAAACAAGAAAACACAGTACGTTGTGTCATATAACGGCGGAGCAATTGTTGCATTAGAACCTGATGGTAGCGAAAAAGTAATCGCACAACATGCCATGCCAATTACGCTCGCTCGCAAAATTTTTCGATTAGGGCAGATTCAGGCGGATATTGATACACATATTTACACATTAGATAAACTGTTCATTTACAATATCTCACCATCAGATAAACAATACATGTCAGATCGTCAGGTACCTTACACAGCCGTGGAAGGGGATGATTTATCATTTTTAGCCAACGAATCGCCAATCATGAAAGTTATCTTTGAACATCCTGATCCCGCTGTTCGAGAAAGAATTGCAGCATCTGTGACAAGTGAGGTTGGAGACGAAGTGCTATTGACGTTTAGTTCCAATCGATATGTCGAGTTCAATCCAAAAGGCGTTGATAAAGGTGTTACTGGTTTGGAACTAGCAAGAATATTAAACATTAAACGTGAGGATACTGCAGCATTGGGCGATAATTTAAACGATGCAGCACAGATTAAGGCTGCTGGTGTTGGTGTCGCTGTTGCAAATGCAAAGGCAGAAATTAAGGCAATTGCGGATGTCGTGTTAACAACAACAAATAATGAAGCGGCAGTAGCTGATTTTATTGATCATATTTCGGGTACAGTTCATGATTAA
- a CDS encoding SprT family protein yields MITQQQLQFYVVQISKQYFNRPFNHSARFNKRLKTTGGRYLLRTHDLEFNPQMANLPEFEGIVKHELVHYHLHLQQKGFQHNDATFKQLLSAVGGSRYAPRLSQVPRHLWRYRCENDHQIMRQRRFSENRYRCGQCGAQIFFVGEVDNR; encoded by the coding sequence ATGATAACGCAACAGCAATTACAATTTTATGTCGTACAGATATCAAAACAATATTTTAATCGACCATTTAATCATAGTGCGCGATTTAACAAACGCCTTAAAACCACCGGCGGTCGCTACTTATTGCGAACACATGATTTAGAGTTTAATCCTCAGATGGCTAATCTACCGGAATTTGAAGGTATTGTTAAGCACGAATTAGTGCACTATCATTTACATTTGCAACAAAAAGGATTTCAACATAACGATGCAACATTTAAACAGTTATTAAGCGCAGTGGGCGGTTCGCGATATGCACCAAGATTATCGCAAGTACCACGGCATTTATGGCGTTATCGATGTGAGAATGATCATCAAATTATGAGACAACGACGTTTTTCTGAAAATCGGTATCGTTGTGGACAATGTGGTGCACAAATATTTTTCGTAGGTGAAGTTGACAATAGGTAA
- a CDS encoding ABC transporter permease/substrate-binding protein — translation MFETLTARHAQFLAALWQHVQLTVIAVVIAALIAIPLAIWAEHHKRYAEWFLQITGIFQTLPSLAVLGLLIPIVGIGTPAALIALIIYALLPIFQNTYLGLSGVEQDILDGGRALGLPRYILLRKIQLPLAMPSIIAGIRTATVLIIGTATLASLIGAGGLGDFILLGIDRNNTNLILIGAIASAALAIMSGLVINLVTRLRGWLQKTVISLLAFLFIGGSLLPLLPQTRASQTITIAGKLGSEPEILINMYAALIKQAQPNTKIVLKPSFGVTTFLYSALESNKIDIYPEFTGTITSSLAKPAVKLPIGANAQVTYAAAKKVAKKENLFLTRPLRFNDTYAIAVSQKDAKKYQLNTIGDLRHLPSAKAGMTAEFLDRSDGMPGVEKAYNLNIPKVSLDPALRYRAVAQNQVNVVDAYATDSQLAQYHLKVLTDDQNFFPVYQGVALMKSDFAKNNPKIVVALDQLAGRITNTEMQNMNYAVNVKHESAEKVAQSYLRAHHLLK, via the coding sequence ATGTTTGAAACACTTACTGCTAGACATGCACAATTTCTAGCGGCACTATGGCAGCATGTTCAGTTAACAGTTATTGCTGTTGTTATTGCTGCACTAATTGCGATACCTTTAGCAATATGGGCTGAACATCATAAGCGTTATGCAGAATGGTTTTTACAAATTACGGGTATTTTTCAGACTTTGCCTTCTTTGGCGGTACTTGGCTTATTAATTCCTATTGTGGGTATTGGGACACCAGCGGCACTGATTGCATTGATTATTTATGCGTTGTTACCAATTTTTCAAAACACCTATCTTGGTTTATCCGGTGTTGAGCAAGATATTTTGGATGGTGGTCGTGCGCTCGGCTTGCCACGTTATATTTTATTAAGGAAAATACAGCTACCCTTAGCTATGCCAAGTATTATTGCTGGTATTCGTACTGCAACTGTGCTAATCATTGGCACAGCTACCCTAGCATCTTTAATTGGTGCAGGCGGGTTAGGTGATTTTATTCTGCTAGGGATTGATCGTAACAATACCAATTTAATTTTAATTGGTGCCATTGCATCGGCTGCTTTAGCCATCATGAGTGGATTGGTTATTAATCTAGTGACACGTTTACGCGGTTGGTTACAAAAAACGGTCATCAGTTTACTTGCTTTCTTATTTATTGGCGGTAGTTTGTTACCTTTGTTGCCACAAACGCGAGCTTCTCAAACCATTACAATTGCTGGCAAACTCGGATCAGAACCAGAAATACTGATTAATATGTATGCTGCCTTGATTAAGCAAGCGCAGCCAAATACAAAAATTGTGTTAAAACCTAGTTTTGGTGTAACTACTTTTTTGTATTCAGCACTAGAAAGCAATAAAATTGATATTTATCCAGAATTCACTGGTACAATAACCTCATCATTGGCCAAGCCCGCTGTTAAATTACCCATTGGTGCCAATGCTCAGGTCACTTATGCAGCGGCAAAAAAAGTTGCGAAAAAAGAGAATTTGTTTTTGACGAGGCCGTTACGGTTCAATGACACATACGCTATTGCTGTTTCTCAAAAAGATGCGAAAAAATATCAATTAAATACAATTGGTGATTTAAGGCATTTACCGAGTGCAAAAGCGGGGATGACTGCTGAATTTTTAGACCGTTCTGACGGTATGCCGGGTGTTGAAAAAGCTTATAATCTCAATATACCTAAAGTTAGTTTAGATCCAGCATTACGTTATCGCGCAGTCGCTCAGAATCAAGTTAATGTCGTTGATGCTTACGCGACTGATTCACAACTTGCTCAGTATCACCTTAAAGTGTTGACAGATGATCAAAATTTTTTCCCAGTATACCAAGGCGTGGCATTAATGAAATCTGATTTTGCTAAAAATAATCCCAAAATTGTCGTGGCATTGGATCAGCTTGCAGGGCGTATTACCAATACAGAGATGCAAAATATGAACTACGCGGTTAATGTGAAACATGAGTCAGCTGAAAAAGTTGCTCAAAGTTACCTTAGGGCCCACCATTTATTAAAATGA
- a CDS encoding GAF domain-containing protein yields the protein MSEKQGTPLISQLLATWIEGESSQSYAVTNYANAAAILFQNMSALNWVGFYLFDDVNNVMSLGPFLGKPAVALISPDNGVVGKAFSSQQTIVVEDVHQFPGHIVCDTDSNSEIVIPITTTDGRQIGVLDIDSPDLNRFSRQDQADLEDFVRTLLPYITA from the coding sequence ATGTCAGAAAAGCAGGGAACACCCTTAATATCACAACTATTAGCCACTTGGATTGAGGGTGAATCTAGCCAATCTTATGCAGTTACTAATTATGCTAATGCAGCGGCGATATTATTTCAAAATATGAGCGCGCTTAATTGGGTCGGTTTTTACTTGTTCGATGACGTGAATAATGTCATGTCTTTGGGCCCTTTTTTGGGTAAACCAGCAGTGGCTTTAATATCACCTGACAATGGTGTTGTTGGTAAGGCATTTTCTTCACAACAAACGATTGTGGTTGAGGATGTTCATCAATTTCCTGGTCATATTGTTTGCGACACAGATTCAAATTCAGAAATTGTGATACCGATTACAACTACTGATGGCCGTCAAATTGGTGTATTAGATATTGATTCGCCAGATCTGAACCGTTTTTCTCGTCAAGATCAGGCTGATTTGGAAGATTTTGTCAGGACGTTGCTGCCTTATATCACTGCTTAG
- a CDS encoding acyl carrier protein: MAMEKEAIYNMMADEVAERFNVKRSAITPNLNFLTDIDADSIDFVELVLEVEDMFNVSISDDDAESLITLQDTVDYIVAHQS, encoded by the coding sequence ATGGCTATGGAAAAAGAAGCAATCTATAATATGATGGCTGATGAAGTAGCAGAACGTTTTAACGTAAAACGTTCTGCAATTACCCCTAATTTAAATTTTTTAACTGATATTGATGCAGATTCAATTGATTTTGTTGAACTTGTGTTGGAAGTTGAAGATATGTTTAATGTTAGTATTTCAGATGATGATGCTGAAAGTCTGATTACGCTGCAAGATACAGTTGATTATATTGTCGCGCATCAAAGCTAA
- the plsX gene encoding phosphate acyltransferase PlsX: MKIAIDAMGGDYAPLEIVKGIEIARDRYQNIEFQLYGTENEVKPLVNNWDRIELIATTEVIAMGDEPVKAMRRKKDSSMVRAAMAVKEGQADALFSAGNTGALLSSAIFLIGRIKGVDRPALASAMPSFDGQHDQFVFMDLGANAENKPSHLYQYGILGSFYATHVLGITAPRVRLLNNGAEEDKGDEVHKIAHQLMKNSPSFNFLGNIEARELLEGTADVVVADGFSGNAALKATEGTALMMLKQIKQAILASGVGGKLGGALLKPAFKQVQKKLDYNEAGGAVILGVKAPVVKTHGSAKAAAVANTMGQIKTMLDNQLVPDIQNYISAHTEELQSGKQVLNAQLND; encoded by the coding sequence ATGAAAATAGCAATAGATGCGATGGGTGGCGATTATGCGCCATTGGAAATTGTGAAGGGGATTGAAATCGCCCGAGATCGTTACCAAAATATTGAATTTCAACTTTATGGTACAGAAAATGAGGTTAAGCCTCTAGTAAACAATTGGGATCGGATTGAATTAATTGCAACAACAGAAGTGATCGCAATGGGTGATGAGCCAGTTAAAGCAATGCGGCGAAAGAAAGACTCTTCTATGGTCCGAGCTGCTATGGCAGTTAAAGAAGGTCAAGCAGATGCTTTGTTTAGCGCTGGTAATACTGGCGCGTTGTTATCAAGTGCCATCTTCTTAATCGGTCGTATTAAGGGAGTTGACCGGCCGGCGTTGGCGTCTGCTATGCCAAGCTTTGATGGGCAACATGATCAATTTGTCTTCATGGATCTCGGTGCAAACGCTGAAAATAAACCGTCACATTTGTATCAATATGGTATTCTAGGTAGTTTTTATGCGACCCATGTCCTAGGGATTACTGCACCTCGCGTTCGTTTGTTAAATAATGGTGCTGAAGAAGATAAGGGCGATGAAGTGCACAAAATAGCCCATCAACTGATGAAAAATTCACCATCATTTAATTTTTTGGGTAACATTGAAGCGCGTGAGTTGCTTGAGGGTACGGCGGATGTTGTCGTTGCTGATGGTTTTTCTGGTAATGCTGCCTTAAAAGCTACTGAGGGAACAGCTTTAATGATGCTAAAACAGATTAAACAAGCAATTCTAGCCTCAGGAGTTGGTGGTAAACTTGGTGGTGCGTTGCTCAAACCAGCATTTAAACAAGTCCAAAAGAAGTTAGACTATAATGAAGCAGGTGGTGCTGTAATTCTAGGTGTCAAGGCACCGGTTGTTAAAACGCATGGTTCAGCTAAGGCTGCAGCAGTGGCGAACACCATGGGACAAATTAAGACAATGCTTGATAACCAATTAGTGCCTGATATACAAAATTATATCTCAGCACATACGGAAGAACTGCAGTCCGGTAAGCAAGTATTAAATGCACAACTTAATGATTAG
- a CDS encoding amino acid permease has product MVKEDKRELNRDLSSHQMQMIALGGTIGVGLFMGSASTIKWTGVSVILAYALAGLVLYLVMRALGEMLYVDPAVGSFANYATKYIHPLAGYLTVWANVFQWITVGISETIAVGLYMNYWFPELPNWITGIVVLVTLTLANMTTVKAYGNMESWFSMIKVITIVLMIILGMMVIVLGFGNGWKPVGFSNLWSHGPFFAGGFKGFMFALAIVMTSYQGIEIIGITAGETQNPKHAIVAAIRSIVARILIFYIGAIFVIITIYPWNQLDQVGSPFVETFSRVGITAAAGIINFVMLTAAMSALNSGIFSSSRMIYTLALNKELSPKFLKLSKHRVPTLPVLAISTGILLGIILNALLPFFWQGSSSIFVLVYSASTLPGMVPWFVILWSQIKFRKENKHHMSEHPFKMPLSPYTNYFSILMLLITLVYMVINPDTRIPLLIGLGFLIVMSVIFFITHKQHSRK; this is encoded by the coding sequence ATGGTAAAAGAAGATAAAAGAGAATTGAATAGAGATTTATCATCTCATCAAATGCAAATGATTGCCCTTGGCGGTACAATTGGTGTTGGTTTGTTTATGGGATCAGCGTCAACCATTAAATGGACTGGTGTCTCTGTTATTTTAGCGTACGCGTTGGCTGGACTAGTTCTATATCTCGTGATGCGTGCGTTAGGGGAAATGTTATATGTCGACCCTGCAGTGGGGTCGTTTGCCAATTATGCAACAAAATATATCCATCCTCTGGCGGGATATTTGACTGTTTGGGCGAATGTATTTCAGTGGATTACTGTTGGTATTTCAGAAACAATTGCAGTTGGCCTTTACATGAATTATTGGTTCCCTGAATTACCTAACTGGATAACGGGAATTGTTGTATTAGTGACATTGACATTAGCAAACATGACAACAGTCAAAGCTTACGGTAATATGGAATCTTGGTTTTCAATGATTAAAGTGATTACGATTGTTTTAATGATTATTTTAGGCATGATGGTTATTGTTCTTGGGTTTGGTAATGGTTGGAAACCAGTTGGTTTTTCTAACTTATGGTCACATGGCCCTTTCTTTGCTGGTGGTTTTAAGGGATTCATGTTTGCTTTAGCTATTGTTATGACGTCATACCAAGGTATTGAAATTATTGGTATTACAGCCGGTGAGACACAAAATCCTAAGCATGCTATCGTAGCTGCCATTCGGTCAATTGTTGCTCGTATTTTAATTTTCTATATTGGTGCCATATTTGTGATTATTACAATTTATCCATGGAATCAGTTGGATCAAGTTGGTTCACCCTTTGTGGAAACCTTTTCTCGTGTTGGTATTACAGCAGCTGCAGGTATTATTAATTTTGTGATGCTCACCGCTGCAATGTCTGCCTTGAACTCTGGTATATTTAGTTCAAGCCGTATGATATATACGTTAGCCTTGAATAAAGAGCTGTCACCTAAGTTTTTAAAACTATCAAAGCACCGTGTACCAACACTACCAGTATTGGCAATTTCCACTGGAATATTGTTAGGTATCATTTTAAATGCATTGTTGCCGTTTTTCTGGCAGGGTAGTTCAAGCATTTTTGTGCTAGTATATTCTGCTAGCACGTTGCCGGGTATGGTGCCGTGGTTTGTTATCTTGTGGAGTCAGATTAAATTTCGCAAAGAGAATAAACACCATATGTCAGAGCATCCGTTTAAAATGCCATTATCGCCTTATACGAACTATTTCTCAATTTTAATGTTGCTTATCACGCTGGTATACATGGTCATCAATCCAGATACCAGAATACCATTATTAATCGGATTGGGATTCCTAATTGTGATGTCAGTTATCTTTTTTATAACACATAAGCAGCATAGTCGAAAATAG
- the rpoE gene encoding DNA-directed RNA polymerase subunit delta: MALKQLGNHPKEELALVEIASEILAEHKNVMPFSSLVQEIQAFLEVDAETFKSRLSQFYTDLNTDGSFISLGNNEWGLRAWYPVDAIDESIHEIDDDDDTPKRKKVAKKVNVFADASTDDDVIDYNDDDPEDEDFGDVSTTDDDVEDSEVEVDDDDEDEIVVGDDESIDENLTELTGTNDLDDLSDGDIEK, translated from the coding sequence ATGGCACTCAAACAATTAGGCAATCATCCAAAAGAAGAATTAGCATTGGTTGAAATTGCATCTGAAATTTTGGCAGAACATAAAAATGTTATGCCATTTAGTTCATTGGTTCAAGAAATTCAGGCGTTTTTAGAAGTCGATGCAGAAACGTTCAAGTCACGTCTCTCACAGTTTTATACTGATTTAAACACTGATGGGTCATTTATTTCTCTTGGAAACAACGAGTGGGGATTACGTGCGTGGTACCCTGTGGATGCGATTGATGAGTCTATTCATGAAATTGATGATGACGATGATACACCAAAGCGTAAAAAGGTGGCAAAGAAAGTCAATGTCTTTGCTGATGCTTCAACTGATGATGATGTTATTGATTATAACGATGATGATCCTGAAGATGAAGACTTTGGTGATGTTAGCACCACTGATGACGATGTTGAGGATTCAGAGGTCGAAGTTGACGATGATGATGAAGACGAAATCGTTGTTGGAGACGACGAGTCAATTGATGAAAACTTAACTGAGTTAACTGGCACGAATGATCTTGATGATTTAAGTGATGGCGACATTGAAAAGTAA
- a CDS encoding DUF1934 domain-containing protein, which produces MGTNHKHDVNIHLKTSINQTGDTEVFEFQTVGELLVKRDVIFLRYTEVIAEQTPTNVLFKLESDKVRLNRSGDSLTKLAFAKGQRLQAYYQTPAGQMQLETDTTVLVVDVDVKQDKGVVTMGYDLYANDALVGQYDILLQFNGKSSKLN; this is translated from the coding sequence ATGGGCACTAATCATAAACATGACGTCAACATTCACCTCAAAACCAGTATTAATCAAACAGGTGATACAGAGGTTTTTGAATTTCAAACTGTTGGCGAACTTTTGGTTAAAAGAGACGTCATTTTTTTAAGATACACTGAAGTGATTGCGGAGCAAACACCAACAAACGTGTTATTTAAATTAGAATCTGATAAAGTACGTTTGAACCGCAGCGGTGATAGTTTAACTAAATTAGCTTTTGCAAAGGGGCAGCGTTTACAAGCGTACTATCAAACCCCAGCAGGACAAATGCAACTAGAAACAGATACCACAGTTTTAGTCGTTGACGTTGACGTAAAACAAGATAAGGGTGTGGTCACGATGGGCTATGATCTCTATGCCAATGATGCTCTGGTTGGTCAATACGATATTTTGTTGCAATTTAATGGAAAATCTAGTAAACTTAATTAG
- a CDS encoding HD domain-containing protein has protein sequence MLTEKLSNEKVLRDPIHNFIHIQDRIILDLINTTEFQRLRRVQQLGITSAVFHGAEHSRFGHSVGAYEIARRITEHFEQYYRSNNTSDGLWHPEERQVTLVAALLHDIGHGAFSHTFEHLFHTDHEAITREIITGNTEINTVLSRVSPDFPNKVASVIAKTYDNPQVVQLISSQLDVDRMDYLLRDAYFTGTKYGEFDIDRILRTMKPTSNGIAFDIAGMHAVEDYVVSRYQMYLQVYFHPVSRGMEVLLEHLLQRAHELYQASGTHEKDFVGPLLTPLFNNDPLSVHDYLQIDDHVFMTYIAMWRHHPDPILSDLSTRFLDRHPLKSIIIDDQTAPLLEDLEKLVNIAGYNADYYTARNDAFDLPYDDYKPNVAKPRTQIDFVLDDGSHRELSELSPLVSAIKGQVSFDKRFYFPREMLNIEPDELFSDTFKTFRSYIHNNALTTPNPES, from the coding sequence ATGTTAACGGAAAAACTATCAAACGAAAAAGTATTACGTGATCCTATACACAATTTTATTCATATACAAGATCGTATCATTTTAGATTTAATTAATACGACAGAATTTCAACGTTTACGGCGTGTTCAACAACTTGGTATTACAAGCGCTGTTTTTCATGGTGCTGAACATTCTCGCTTTGGTCACTCTGTTGGTGCCTACGAAATAGCCAGACGTATTACCGAACACTTTGAACAGTACTACCGTTCAAACAACACTAGCGATGGACTGTGGCATCCAGAAGAACGTCAAGTAACACTGGTTGCCGCCCTTCTACATGACATTGGGCACGGCGCATTTTCACATACTTTTGAACATTTGTTCCACACAGATCACGAAGCAATTACACGTGAAATTATTACTGGAAACACAGAAATCAATACCGTTTTATCACGCGTTTCACCAGATTTTCCAAATAAAGTTGCCAGCGTCATCGCTAAAACTTATGACAACCCACAAGTCGTTCAACTCATTTCTAGTCAGCTTGATGTTGATCGTATGGATTATCTCTTACGTGACGCTTATTTCACGGGTACGAAATACGGTGAATTTGATATTGATCGCATATTAAGAACCATGAAACCTACCTCAAATGGTATCGCTTTTGATATTGCGGGCATGCATGCCGTCGAGGATTATGTCGTCAGTCGCTATCAAATGTATCTACAAGTCTATTTCCACCCTGTATCACGTGGCATGGAAGTGCTTTTAGAGCACTTATTACAACGCGCACACGAGCTATATCAAGCCAGTGGGACACACGAAAAAGATTTTGTTGGTCCACTCCTAACGCCTCTCTTCAACAATGATCCATTAAGCGTTCATGATTATCTACAAATTGATGATCATGTTTTCATGACTTACATTGCCATGTGGCGTCATCATCCAGACCCTATACTATCAGATCTATCAACACGTTTCTTGGATCGTCACCCACTCAAGTCAATTATTATTGACGACCAAACCGCACCATTACTAGAAGATCTTGAAAAACTTGTCAATATTGCTGGGTATAACGCAGATTATTATACTGCTCGCAATGATGCGTTCGATTTGCCATACGATGATTATAAACCAAATGTCGCCAAGCCCCGGACACAAATTGACTTTGTTTTAGATGACGGCTCACATCGTGAGCTATCTGAACTTTCACCCTTGGTATCAGCTATTAAGGGCCAAGTATCCTTTGACAAACGGTTCTATTTCCCGAGAGAAATGCTTAATATTGAACCAGATGAATTATTTTCTGATACTTTCAAAACTTTCCGCAGCTATATTCACAACAACGCATTAACGACACCAAACCCTGAAAGTTAA